A single genomic interval of Camelina sativa cultivar DH55 chromosome 11, Cs, whole genome shotgun sequence harbors:
- the LOC104727223 gene encoding LOW QUALITY PROTEIN: auxin-responsive protein IAA9-like (The sequence of the model RefSeq protein was modified relative to this genomic sequence to represent the inferred CDS: deleted 2 bases in 1 codon), translated as MSPEEELQSNVSVASSSPTSNCISRGTTVSVCGGLKEHNYLGLSDCSSSVGSSTLSAGLVEDDKATFSLKATELTLGLPGSRDTDLNLMTPPVKLDEKPFFPLLPSKDDICSSSQKNNASGNKRGFSDTMDQFAEAKSSVYTEKNWMFPEAAATQSVTKKDVPQSIPKGQSSTTNNSSSPPAAKAQIVGWPPVRSYRKNTLATTCKNSDEVXSVCGGLKEHNYLGLSDCSSSVGSSTLSAGLVEDDKATFSLKATELTLGLPGSRDTDLNLMTPPVKLDEKPFFPLLPSKDDICSSSQKNNASGNKRGFSDTMDQFAEAKSSVYTEKNWMFPEAAATQSVTKKDVPQSIPKGQSSTTNNSSSPPAAKAQIVGWPPVRSYRKNTLATTCKNSDEVDGRPGSGALFVKVSMDGAPYLRKVDLRSYTNYGELSSALEKMFTTFTLGQCGSNGAAGKDMLSETKLKDLLNGKDYVLTYEDKDGDWMLVGDVPWEMFIDVCKKLKIMKGCDAIGLAAAPRAVEKSKMRA; from the exons ATGTCTCCGGAAGAGGAGCTACAGAGCAATGTCTCTGTGGCTAGTTCTTCACCTACTAGCAATTGCATCTCGAGAGGAACCACTGTATCTGTATGTGGTGGATTAAAAGAGCATAACTACTTGGGTCTCTCtgattgttcttcttctgttggAAGCTCCACTCTCTCCGCGGGTCTTGTCGAAGATGACAAAGCCACTTTCAGCCTCAAGGCTACAGAGCTTACACTTGGCCTTCCTGGTTCACGAGACACAGATCTTAACTTGATGACTCCTCCAGTAAAGCTAGATGAGAAGCCGTTCTTTCCTTTGCTTCCTTCTAAAGATGACATTTGCTCCTCCTCACAGAAAAACAATGCCTCAGGAAACAAGCGAGGCTTCTCTGACACCATGGATCAGTTTGCTGAAGCTAAAAGTTCAGTGTATACTGAGAAGAACTGGATGTTCCCTGAAGCTGCAGCCACTCAGTCTGTTACAAAGAAGGATGTGCCACAGAGCATACCGAAAGGACAGTCGAGCACTACGAACAACAGCTCTAGTCCACCTGCAGCCAA ggCACAAATTGTTGGTTGGCCTCCTGTGAGATCCTACAGGAAGAACACATTGGCCACCACTTGTAAGAACAGTGATGAAGTTGNG TCTGTATGTGGTGGATTAAAAGAGCATAACTACTTGGGTCTCTCtgattgttcttcttctgttggAAGCTCCACTCTCTCCGCGGGTCTTGTCGAAGATGACAAAGCCACTTTCAGCCTCAAGGCTACAGAGCTTACACTTGGCCTTCCTGGTTCACGAGACACAGATCTTAACTTGATGACTCCTCCAGTAAAGCTAGATGAGAAGCCGTTCTTTCCTTTGCTTCCTTCTAAAGATGACATTTGCTCCTCCTCACAGAAAAACAATGCCTCAGGAAACAAGCGAGGCTTCTCTGACACCATGGATCAGTTTGCTGAAGCTAAAAGTTCAGTGTATACTGAGAAGAACTGGATGTTCCCTGAAGCTGCAGCCACTCAGTCTGTTACAAAGAAGGATGTGCCACAGAGCATACCGAAAGGACAGTCGAGCACTACGAACAACAGCTCTAGTCCACCTGCAGCCAA ggCACAAATTGTTGGTTGGCCTCCTGTGAGATCCTACAGGAAGAACACATTGGCCACCACTTGTAAGAACAGTGATGAAGTTGATGGGAGGCCAGGTTCTGGAGCCCTTTTCGTGAAGGTCAGTATGGATGGTGCTCCTTATCTGAGGAAAGTTGACCTGAGGAGCTACACTAACTACGGGGAGCTTTCTTCAGCTTTAGAGAAAATGTTCACCACTTTCACTCTTG gTCAATGTGGATCTAATGGAGCTGCTGGCAAGGATATGCTTAGTGAGACCAAGCTAAAGGATCTTTTGAATGGAAAAGACTATGTGCTCACTTATGAGGACAAGGATGGAGATTGGATGCTTGTTGGAGATGTTCCGTGGGA GATGTTCATTGATGTCTGCAAGAAGCTGAAGATAATGAAAGGCTGTGATGCCATTGGGCTGG CTGCAGCTCCGAGAGCAGTGGAGAAATCAAAGATGAGAGCTTAA
- the LOC104727225 gene encoding uncharacterized protein LOC104727225, which produces MVFGWRKAFCTSVPSNQEDKQQPQHIHNADPPIPTPRFRSKFGFLSNPSTPRLRSRGGGGGGTGCRSASSTAVTLPSLPTSPKLQCRTTSNATPRTSNSSSPKFFSNPSSPKSSSSSSHGGVSLLRATLLLNKSNSSRCGICLQRVNPNQTNSTAAIFTAECSHSFHLSCAVRLEDKRCPFCSAAWNHTPKSNSTAVTNNFGSDPNGKPEIREIKTGKSLRVYNDDEPLAYSPVSLAQINTIHESDENDDVEDDDEFPGFFADSSIAPSSTDPTPSISGNLEVRLQPESAVVETGKRKETHVVVMKLKASSSSSFTDAIKARRPSIDVVTVLDLSNGGANLQTVKHAMRSVISLLRDMDRLSIVVFSRGSKRLIPLRRMTAKGRRSARRMVDALVGIETTAGVGMTVNDALKKAVKVVEDRREKNPSASIFVLSDGQDQPEAVLKAKLNSTRAPFVVSTTRLSRSEIPVHYVYIASPGALHHAPLRDAFTERIASLLNVALHDVKLNLGLVSGSNLTEISSVYSLTGRSESFGSGSVVVVGDLFAGEEREFLVELKVPTSSSGSHHVMSVQSSIVDPMTHQPMTCPKEKRFLIPRPQSVRFVSSSIERLRNLHSVCRAVADSRRLIEREDLAGAYQVLTTARSNATDDDCLIRSLEGELAELSRIKPRNGLVNRAEEKPEQLTPTSAWRAAEKLAKVAIMRKHLNRVSDMHGLENARF; this is translated from the exons ATGGTGTTTGGTTGGAGAAAAGCGTTTTGCACTTCCGTTCCAAGTAATCAAGAAGATAAACAACAACCTCAACACATTCATAACGCTGATCCTCCAATTCCCACTCCAAGGTTCCGttcaaagtttggatttttatccAACCCTTCAACTCCTCGTCTCCGATctcgtggtggtggtggtggtggcacTGGATGCCGCTCCGCCTCATCAACCGCAGTCACTCTCCCATCTCTTCCAACTAGTCCAAAACTCCAGTGCAGGACCACAAGCAATGCTACTCCAAGGACAAGTAACAGCTCAAGTCCCAAGTTTTTCTCTAACCCTTCTTCTCctaaatcatcttcttcttcctctcacgGCGGCGTCTCTCTCCTCCGTGCCACGCTTCTTCTCAACAAG AGTAATAGTAGCAGATGTGGGATTTGTTTGCAAAGagtgaacccaaaccaaaccaattccACGGCGGCGATTTTCACGGCGGAGTGTTCACATTCTTTTCACCTCTCTTGCGCCGTTAGGTTAGAAGACAAGCGTTGTCCGTTTTGCTCCGCCGCGTGGAACCACACCCCCAAGTCTAATTCTACGGCTGTCACTAACAACTTCGGATCCGACCCGAATGGAAAACCCGAGATCCGAGAAATCAAGACTGGGAAATCTCTTAGAGTTTACAACGACGACGAGCCGTTAGCTTACTCGCCGGTTTCTCTTGCTCAGATCAACACTATTCATGAATCCGACGAAAACGACGACGTTGAAGATGACGATGAGTTCCCCGGATTCTTCGCCGATTCTTCGATTGCGCCTTCTTCGACTGATCCGACTCCTTCAATCTCCGGCAACCTGGAAGTTAGGTTGCAACCGGAATCCGCCGTTGTGGAAACCGGGAAAAGGAAGGAGACACACGTCGTCGTCATGAAATTGAAagcgtcgtcgtcgtcttcgttcACAGACGCGATTAAAGCGCGAAGGCCGTCGATAGATGTGGTGACGGTTCTCGATTTGAGCAACGGCGGAGCTAATCTGCAGACGGTGAAGCACGCGATGAGATCGGTGATCTCTTTGCTCCGAGATATGGATCGGTTATCAATCGTCGTTTTCTCGAGGGGATCGAAACGGTTAATACCGTTACGACGGATGACGGCGAAAGGAAGACGATCGGCGCGGCGGATGGTCGACGCACTCGTCGGAATTGAAACCACCGCCGGTGTAGGAATGACAGTTAACGACGCGTTGAAGAAAGCGGTTAAAGTCGTTGAAGATCGCCGGGAGAAGAACCCGTCGGCGagcatttttgttttatcgGACGGTCAGGATCAACCGGAGGCGGTTTTGAAAGCTAAACTAAACTCAACGCGCGCGCCGTTCGTCGTTTCGACCACGCGCTTATCCCGTTCGGAGATCCCGGTTCACTACGTCTACATCGCGTCTCCGGGAGCGTTGCATCACGCGCCGCTTCGAGACGCGTTCACCGAGCGAATCGCTTCGTTGCTCAACGTGGCTCTCCATGACGTGAAGCTTAACCTAGGTTTGGTCAGTGGATCTAATTTGACCGAGATTTCATCGGTTTACTCTTTAACCGGTCGATCCGAGAGTTTCGGATCCGGTTCGGTCGTCGTGGTCGGAGATTTGTTCGCCGGGGAGGAGAGAGAGTTTCTCGTTGAGCTCAAAGTGCCGACTTCGTCGAGTGGTTCCCACCATGTAATGTCCGTACAGTCTTCGATCGTTGACCCTATGACACATCAGCCGATGACGTGTCCTAAAGAGAAACGGTTTTTGATCCCACGGCCACAGTCAGTCAGATTCGTATCCTCGAGCATCGAACGGCTCAGGAATCTACACTCGGTGTGCCGCGCCGTAGCTGATTCACGTCGGCTTATCGAGCGTGAAGACTTAGCTGGAGCTTATCAGGTCCTAACGACGGCTAGGTCCAATGCTACGGATGATGATTGTTTAATAAGGAGCTTAGAGGGTGAGTTAGCTGAGCTGAGCCGGATTAAACCGAGAAATGGTTTAGTAAACCGAGCTGAAGAGAAACCGGAGCAGCTTACACCAACTTCGGCTTGGAGAGCAGCCGAGAAGTTAGCTAAAGTGGCTATTATGAGGAAGCATTTAAATCGAGTCAGCGATATGCACGGCTTGGAAAATGccagattttaa